One genomic segment of Cololabis saira isolate AMF1-May2022 chromosome 22, fColSai1.1, whole genome shotgun sequence includes these proteins:
- the LOC133423390 gene encoding protein NLRC3-like, translating to MTEVQKMDDCVEKEEERPESPGSICLSMKSDRSKDDPPNFSKEPGPSDTKGRYRSQRPESPGSICLSMKSDWSKDQPPNFSKEPGPSDTKGRKRRGVCVEEQPSCCPLCQDILKDPVSSSCGHWFCRRCMSSYWDQSAPPGPSSCPQCGKRSRTRAGLQTASQSRTVPADAGLQEVLDEHKTSLRRRCEHVTEGTDEPGSRTSLNRIYTELFITEGLSEEVDTQHEVRQLETASRMKSLHDAPIRCQDIFKALPDQRGAIRVVLTNGVAGAGKTFSVQKFSLDWAKGSENQDVTVVILLSFRELHLIGDEQFSLLRLIQVFHPSLQKLTAEQLAAGKPLFIFDGLDESRRSLDFNNGPVVSDVTQSSWVNVLLTNLIQGNLLPSALLWITSRPAAANQIPHKHVDRVTEVRGFTDGQKEEYFRKRFRDEERSSSIVSHMKTSRTLHIMCQLPVFCWITATVLDHMLTTEQRGELPKTLTDMFSHFLVVQTKRKKNKYQEGHETSPQELTEADRDFLLKLGRLAFEHLEKGNIMFYQEDLEQCGLDVAEASVYSGVCTQIFRRECEIFQKPVYCFVHLSVQEFLAAVYVLHCCSTRNTDVLENFLGGNSKYSSLDKFLKRVMQKSLESKNGHLDLFVRFLHGLSVESNQRLLGVLLNQTENHPETIQRVINNLKEMNTDRFSPDRSINIFQCLMEMNDLSVHQQIQEFLKSENRSEQELSEIQCSALAYMLQMSEEVLDELDLNKYKTTLWGRVRLIPAVRNCRKARFVDCHLSKTHYEVVASALKSNPSHLTELDLSQNQKLQGSRVKLLSGGLESPNCRLETLRSVHWRCFHIYTVITTKTTMPYRCRSTPKFAVKSFHTAA from the exons ATGACTGAAGTCCAGAAGATGGATGATTgtgtggagaaagaggaggagagaccagagtctccaggatccatctgtctgtctatGAAGAGTGACCGGTCCAAAGATGATCCTCCAAacttcagtaaagaacctggaccctcagacacaaa aggtcggtaccgcagtcagagaccagagtctccaggatccatctgtctgtctatGAAGAGTGACTGGTCCAAAGATCAACCTCCAAacttcagtaaagaacctggaccctcagacacaaa agggaggaagaggagaggagtttgtgtggaggagcagccgtcCTGCTGTCCTTTGTGTCAGGACATCCTGAAGGATCCAGTCTCTAGCAGCTGTGGACACTGGTTCTGCAGACGCTGCATGAGCTCATATTGGGACCAGTCTGCTCCACCAGGACCGTCCTCCTGTCCCCAGTGTGGAAAAAGATCCAGAACCAGAGCTGGACTGCAGACAGCCAGTCAGAGCAGAACTGTACCAG CAGATGCTGGTCTGCAGGAGGTCCTAGATGAACACAAGACCAGTCTGAGGAGGAGATGTGAACATGTGACTGAAGGAACTGATGAACCAGGAAGTAGAACCTCCCTCAACaggatctacacggagctcttcATCACAGAGGGACTGAGTGAAGAGGTTGATACCCAACATGAGGTGAGGCAGCTGGAGACAGCTTCCAGGATGAAGAGCCTCCATGACGCTCCAATCAGGTGCCAGGACATCTTTAAAGCCTTACCTGACCAACGTGGAGCCATCAGAGTGGTTCTGACCAACGGCGTCGCTGGCGCTGGGAAAACCTTCTCGGTTCAGAAGTTCTCTCTGGACTGGGCCAAGGGCTCGGAGAACCAAGACGTCACCGTGGTGATTCTGCTCTCGTTCAGGGAGCTGCACCTGATCGGAGATGAGCAGTTCAGTCTTCTCAGGCTGATCCAGGTTTTCCATCCATCGTTACAGAAGctcacagcagagcagctggctgccgggaaaccgttgttcatctttgacggcctGGATGAAAGCAGACGTTCCCTGGACTTCAACAACGGTCCGGTCGTGTCTGACGTCACACAGAGCTCATGGGTCAACGTGCTGCTGACCAACCTCAtccaggggaacctgcttccctcagctctcctctggatcacttccagacctgcagcagccaatcagatccctcacaaacacgtggacagggtgacagaagtacgaggcttcaccgacggccagaaggaggaatacttcaggaagaggttcagggatgaagagcggtccagcagcatcgtctcccacatgaagacatccagaaccctccacatcatgtgtcaactcccggtcttctgctggatcactgctacagttctggaccacatgttgaccacagagcagagaggagagctgcccaagaccctgactgacatgttctcccacttcctggtggtccagacaaagaggaagaagaacaagTACCAGGAGGGACATGAGACGAGTCCACAGGAGCTGACGGAGGCTGACAGGGACTTTCTCCTGAAGCTGGGGAGGCTGGCGTTTGAACATCTGGAGAAAGGAAACATCATGTTCTACCAAGAAGACCTGGAGCAGTGTGGTCTTGATGTCGCAGAGGCCTCGGTGTACTCAGGAGTTTGTACCCAGATCTTCAGGAGAGAGTGTGAGATCTTCCAGAAACCTGTCTACtgctttgttcatctgagcGTCCAGGAGTTCCTGGCTGCAGTCTACGTGCTCCACTGTTGCTCCACCAGGAACACAGATGTGCTGGAGAACTTCCTGGGAGGAAACTCCAAATACTCATCTCTGGATAAGTTCCTGAAGAGAGTCATGCAGAAATCCCTGGAGAGTAAAAATGGCCACCTGGACCTGTTTGTCCGCTTCCTTCATGGTCTTTCTGTGGAGTCCAACCAAAGACTCTTAGGAGTTCTGCTGAACCAGACGGAGAACCATCCAGAAACCATCCAGAGAGTCATCAACAACCTGAAGGAGATGAACACTGACAGATTCTCTCCTGACAGAAGCATCAACATCTTCCAGTGTCTGATGGAGATGAACGACCTCTCAGTTCATCAGCAGATCCAAGAgttcctgaagtcagagaacagatcagagcAGGAACTCTCTGAGATCCAGTGTTCAGCTCTGGCCTACATGCTGCAGATGTCGGAGGAGGTTCTGGATGAGTTGGACCTGAACAAGTACAAGACAACATTGTGGGGTCGAGTGAGACTGATTCCAGCTGTGAGGAACTGCAGAAAGGCTCG ATTTGTTGATTGTCATCTCTCAAAGACTCACTATGAAGTTGTTGCGtccgctctgaagtccaacccctcccatctgacagaactggacctgagtcagAACCAGAAGCTGCAGGGTTCAAGAGTGAAGCTTCTGTctggtggactggagagtccaaactgtagactggagactctgaggtcagtccaCTGGAGATGTTTCCACATTTATACAGTTATCACCACCAAAACTAC GATGCCCTACCGCTGCAGATCCACTCCAAAGTTTGCAGTGAAATCCTTCCACACTGCTGCTTAA